From Skermanella sp. TT6, a single genomic window includes:
- a CDS encoding penicillin-binding protein 1A, which translates to MRILVGILSAVFFLVVVAAGGVVFAIHHYSQGLPEYAQLADYQPPTVTRVHAGDGRLLAEFATERRVFIPIEAMPKRVIRGFISAEDQNFYSHRGVDFGAILRAIVTNVENVASGRRMIGASGITQQVAKNFLLTNEVSFERKIKEAILAFRMEQAFTKDRILELYLNEIFLGNRSYGVAAAALNYFNKPLDELTIAEAAYLAALPKAPNNYHPVRQHDAAVARRNWVIGRMQEDGAITAEEAAQAKAEPLEVRRRDETEYVIADYFAEEVRRQLLARFGEQQLYEGGYSVRTTVDPQLQDIATRSLRDGLVAYDRRHGWRGPVGKLESFQNWAKQLAEMPMPAGGEIWQMAAVLEVEAGEAQIGLADGGRGRIPLSELKWARRWVEGERMGPEVKQAGDVLAQGEVILVEPVAKDAKGKDLPAGTYGLRQIPAVQGGLVAMDPHTGRVLAMSGGFSSRISVFNRATQALRQPGSSFKPFVYMAALDNGFTPSSLVMDAPFAIQPGPGQALWRPQNYSEDFLGPTTLRVGMEKSRNVMTVRLANSVGMDRVADYAERFGVVDKLPPVLSMSLGAGETTVLKMTTAYSMIVNGGKKVIPAFIDRIQDHTGKVVFKHDMRPCPNCGGIQWSPDLAVPDVPDARESVIDPRTAYQMVSILEGVVQRGTARMVASVGKPLAGKTGTTNDALDAWFVGFSPDLAVGLYIGFDQPRSLGAKETGGSVSAPVFKDFMADALKDEPATPFRMPPGIRLVRVDAATGQLAEPGQRNAIWEAFKPGTEPRPGDYIVLDGSEIASGSGPGGGAFLPPGSVPPPGRSQGQEQAPASTGTGGLY; encoded by the coding sequence ATGCGTATCTTAGTCGGGATCCTGTCCGCAGTTTTCTTCCTCGTCGTGGTGGCTGCCGGGGGCGTGGTATTCGCAATCCACCATTACAGCCAAGGGCTGCCGGAATACGCCCAGCTGGCCGACTACCAGCCGCCGACCGTGACCCGCGTCCACGCCGGGGACGGGCGCCTGCTGGCCGAGTTCGCGACCGAGCGGCGCGTCTTCATCCCGATCGAGGCGATGCCGAAGCGGGTGATCCGCGGCTTCATCTCCGCCGAGGACCAGAACTTCTACAGCCACCGGGGCGTGGATTTCGGCGCGATCCTGCGGGCGATCGTCACCAACGTGGAGAATGTCGCGAGCGGCCGCCGCATGATCGGCGCCTCCGGCATCACCCAGCAGGTCGCCAAGAACTTCCTGCTGACCAACGAGGTGTCGTTCGAGCGCAAGATCAAGGAGGCGATCCTGGCCTTCCGCATGGAGCAGGCCTTCACGAAGGACCGGATCCTGGAGCTGTACCTGAACGAGATCTTCCTGGGGAACCGCTCCTACGGCGTGGCCGCCGCCGCGCTGAACTATTTCAACAAGCCCCTGGACGAACTGACGATCGCCGAGGCGGCTTATCTCGCGGCCCTGCCCAAGGCGCCGAACAACTATCATCCGGTCCGCCAGCACGACGCGGCCGTGGCGCGTCGCAACTGGGTGATCGGCCGGATGCAGGAGGACGGCGCGATCACCGCGGAGGAGGCCGCCCAGGCCAAGGCCGAACCGCTGGAGGTGCGCCGGCGCGACGAGACCGAGTACGTCATCGCCGACTATTTCGCGGAGGAGGTCCGCCGCCAACTCCTCGCCCGGTTCGGGGAGCAGCAGCTCTACGAGGGCGGCTATTCCGTGCGAACGACCGTCGACCCCCAGCTTCAGGACATCGCGACGCGCAGCCTGCGCGACGGCCTGGTGGCGTATGATCGCCGCCATGGCTGGCGCGGCCCGGTCGGCAAGCTGGAGAGTTTCCAGAACTGGGCGAAGCAGCTTGCCGAGATGCCGATGCCGGCCGGCGGCGAGATCTGGCAGATGGCCGCCGTGCTGGAGGTCGAGGCGGGCGAGGCGCAGATCGGCCTTGCGGACGGCGGACGGGGCCGTATCCCGCTGTCGGAGCTGAAGTGGGCGCGCCGCTGGGTCGAGGGCGAGCGCATGGGTCCCGAGGTCAAGCAGGCCGGCGACGTCCTGGCCCAGGGCGAAGTCATCCTGGTCGAGCCGGTCGCCAAGGACGCGAAGGGCAAGGACCTGCCCGCCGGCACGTACGGGCTCCGGCAGATCCCGGCGGTACAGGGCGGGCTGGTGGCCATGGACCCCCACACCGGCCGCGTGCTGGCCATGAGCGGCGGCTTCAGCTCCCGGATCAGCGTGTTCAACCGGGCCACCCAGGCGCTGCGCCAGCCCGGCTCGTCGTTCAAGCCGTTCGTCTACATGGCGGCTCTGGACAATGGCTTCACGCCGTCGAGCCTCGTGATGGACGCGCCCTTCGCGATCCAGCCGGGTCCGGGACAGGCGCTGTGGCGCCCGCAGAACTATTCCGAGGACTTCCTCGGGCCGACCACGCTCCGGGTCGGCATGGAGAAGTCCCGCAACGTCATGACCGTACGCCTCGCCAACAGCGTCGGCATGGACAGGGTCGCCGACTATGCCGAGCGGTTCGGCGTGGTCGACAAGCTTCCGCCCGTCCTGTCGATGTCGCTCGGGGCCGGCGAGACCACCGTTCTGAAGATGACCACCGCCTATTCCATGATCGTGAACGGCGGCAAGAAAGTGATCCCGGCCTTCATCGACCGCATCCAGGACCATACCGGCAAGGTGGTCTTCAAGCACGACATGCGGCCCTGCCCGAACTGCGGCGGCATCCAGTGGTCGCCCGACCTCGCCGTCCCCGACGTGCCCGACGCGCGGGAGAGCGTGATCGACCCGCGGACGGCCTACCAGATGGTCTCCATCCTCGAAGGCGTCGTCCAGCGCGGCACCGCCAGGATGGTCGCGTCGGTCGGCAAGCCGCTGGCCGGCAAGACCGGCACCACCAACGACGCGCTGGATGCGTGGTTCGTCGGCTTCTCGCCCGATCTGGCGGTCGGCCTCTATATCGGCTTCGACCAGCCCCGGTCGCTCGGTGCGAAGGAGACCGGCGGCTCGGTGTCGGCTCCCGTCTTCAAGGACTTCATGGCCGACGCCCTGAAGGACGAGCCGGCGACGCCGTTCCGCATGCCGCCCGGGATCCGGCTGGTCCGCGTCGACGCCGCGACCGGCCAACTCGCCGAGCCCGGCCAGCGCAACGCGATCTGGGAGGCCTTCAAGCCGGGGACCGAGCCCCGTCCCGGCGATTACATCGTCCTGGACGGCAGCGAGATCGCGTCCGGCTCCGGTCCCGGCGGCGGCGCGTTCCTGCCGCCGGGCAGCGTTCCGCCCCCGGGCCGTTCCCAGGGGCAGGAGCAGGCGCCGGCCTCGACGGGCACGGGCGGGCTCTATTGA
- a CDS encoding YeeE/YedE family protein, whose translation MADITLGRPSGIPAPDRTTDPRVVAVAALLLLGGAVWLTDAVSARQAALYLVGGALGLTLYHALFGFTSSFRVFISDRRGAGIRAQMVMLALACALFFPALAAGELFGQPVAGLVAPVGVSVVFGAFLFGVGMQLGGGCASGTLYTAGGGNTRMIVTLVFFIVGSVVGAAHLHWWSALPSIGPVSLVGSLGALPALALNLAVFAAIAGGTVVLERRRHGALRPGNRTAHRGWQRFVQGPWPLIWGGVALAVLNFATLALAGRPWGITSAFVLWGAKPLDALGFDVAFWPYFSAPERAASLENSIFQDITSVMNFGIILGALLAAGLAGRFAPVWRVPLRSLAAAVVGGLMLGYGARLAYGCNIGAYFSGIASGSLHGWVWLVAALAGNVVGTRLRPLFGLEVEKTPRETAC comes from the coding sequence ATGGCAGACATCACTCTCGGCAGGCCGAGCGGCATACCCGCGCCGGACCGGACCACGGATCCGCGCGTCGTGGCCGTGGCCGCCCTGCTGCTCCTCGGAGGAGCGGTCTGGCTGACCGACGCCGTATCGGCCCGGCAGGCGGCCCTGTACCTCGTCGGCGGCGCCCTGGGACTCACTCTCTACCATGCCCTGTTCGGCTTCACCTCCTCGTTCCGGGTCTTCATCTCGGACCGTCGCGGCGCCGGCATCCGGGCACAGATGGTCATGCTCGCCCTGGCCTGCGCCCTGTTCTTCCCCGCCCTGGCGGCGGGCGAGCTCTTCGGCCAGCCGGTCGCCGGGTTGGTCGCGCCGGTCGGCGTCTCGGTGGTGTTCGGCGCCTTCCTGTTCGGCGTCGGAATGCAGCTCGGCGGCGGGTGCGCTTCAGGAACGCTCTACACGGCCGGCGGCGGCAACACCCGCATGATCGTCACGCTGGTCTTCTTCATCGTCGGATCGGTCGTCGGCGCCGCGCACCTGCATTGGTGGTCGGCGCTTCCCTCGATCGGCCCGGTCTCGCTGGTCGGCAGCCTGGGCGCCCTGCCCGCGCTGGCCCTGAACCTCGCCGTGTTCGCGGCGATCGCGGGCGGCACCGTGGTCCTCGAACGGAGGCGCCACGGCGCCTTGCGCCCGGGCAACCGGACCGCCCATCGCGGCTGGCAGCGCTTCGTCCAGGGACCCTGGCCGCTGATCTGGGGCGGCGTGGCGCTGGCGGTCCTGAACTTCGCCACGCTCGCCCTGGCCGGCCGGCCCTGGGGGATCACCTCCGCCTTCGTTCTGTGGGGAGCGAAGCCGCTGGACGCGCTGGGATTCGACGTGGCCTTCTGGCCTTACTTCTCGGCGCCGGAGCGTGCCGCGTCGCTGGAGAACAGCATTTTCCAGGACATCACCTCGGTGATGAATTTCGGCATCATCCTGGGAGCGCTGCTGGCGGCCGGCCTTGCCGGGCGGTTCGCCCCGGTCTGGCGGGTGCCGCTCCGGTCGCTTGCCGCGGCTGTCGTCGGCGGGCTGATGCTGGGATACGGTGCGCGTCTCGCCTATGGCTGCAACATCGGCGCCTATTTCAGCGGCATCGCGTCGGGCAGCCTGCACGGTTGGGTCTGGCTGGTCGCCGCCCTGGCCGGGAACGTGGTCGGGACGAGGCTGCGTCCGCTGTTCGGGCTCGAGGTCGAGAAGACTCCCCGCGAAACCGCCTGCTGA
- a CDS encoding Rne/Rng family ribonuclease: MAKRMLIDATHSEETRVVVVNGNKLDELDFEIASKKQLKGNIYLAKVTRVEPSLQAAFVEYGGNRHGFLAFSEIHPDYYRIPVADREALLAQERDLEEREDTIGADVEMGDPRPGRGSRRQGRSESFGEGRDESGGDSGRPASETPVAEPSGEVPGTGEQPSYESQPSESQPSDPAASERGAEAPAEDRQAGTVHHAENDIPHDWFAPDEPAPDFQAESDSGSDGAPDGDTGGQDDGPDDDKPTRYQPASLPREERSEPYDPDESHTGDHRAEAASAPSGDPGAMPSAGDVIHPGAEGLPAPAAEFGAGVESPADPVPQAPVAEHPATVESDDEDDRDYSRDADADEDEGEDTPRGRRDDRQGRRGRGDSDEGPVDELVGDEAEDVQRRRPRPLRSYKIQEVIKRRQILLVQVVKEERGNKGAALTTYLSLPGRYCVLMPNTGRGGGISRKITNPQDRKRLKEMLSDLDIPEGMAVILRTAGMERTKPEIKRDLEYLLRLWDSIRDLTLQSSAPALIYEEANLIKRSIRDLYTNDIDEVHVEGEAGYRVARDFMHMLMPSHTRKVHCYRDETIPLFFRYQVESQIDAIHSPVCQLKSGGYIVINQTEALVAIDVNSGRSTRERNIEETAYKTNLEAADEVARQLRLRDLAGLIVIDFIDMEDARNNAAVERRIKEAMKNDRARIQLGRISPFGLLELSRQRLRPSLMETNFEKCPHCSGTGMVRSIESAALYVLRAIEEEGIRKRSSEITVHVATKIALYILNQKRDALADIERRYGFRVFLFGDDTLIPPEYRLERIKARQAGEETAPVISPERIYAETDRLLEREAEEDEAAEQAETVEAPEAQPAAAAAPQELGEERGDRRRRRSRRRRRFDDRTEARTDDQGEEEREEAADEPVEETALDQQSEEFDGDIDTGGDDDADDGEEGDESENGQADETDANGLRKKRRRGKRGGRRRGRGRAEGDFENGFTDDGDQQETPETVPTGEQAPEPVAEQPRDYMDDLGDPFGDIGAPPAPEPAPEPTPQPEPVAEQPRAEPEPVPEPAAPEEIAPVTVGEPAIPAEIVAEQPEPAPVVEAPVAEAPAAEAPVTEVPATEAPAAETPVAEETPAEEAPAKPVRKRAPRKKKVAEPEAEVAPKEKKAAKAPAAKAPAEEAPAAEAPAKPVRKRAPRKKKVAESEALVEASPVEQVPEPVPEPLPQEPSAGDDLFMDVAPGPIEPAPQPAPETQPSPEAEPAAPEQPPRPARRGWWNRE, from the coding sequence ATGGCAAAGCGCATGTTGATTGACGCGACCCATTCCGAGGAAACTCGGGTGGTCGTGGTCAATGGTAACAAGTTGGACGAGCTCGATTTCGAAATCGCCAGCAAGAAGCAGTTAAAAGGCAACATATACCTGGCCAAGGTGACGCGGGTCGAGCCATCGCTCCAGGCCGCCTTCGTCGAGTACGGCGGCAACCGTCACGGTTTCCTGGCCTTCTCGGAAATACACCCGGATTATTACCGCATCCCGGTCGCCGACCGCGAAGCGCTGCTCGCCCAGGAACGCGACCTGGAAGAGCGCGAGGACACCATCGGCGCCGACGTCGAGATGGGCGATCCCCGGCCGGGCCGCGGCTCACGCCGCCAGGGCCGCTCCGAGTCGTTCGGGGAAGGACGCGACGAGTCGGGCGGCGACTCCGGCCGGCCCGCCTCGGAAACCCCGGTGGCCGAGCCCTCCGGCGAGGTTCCCGGGACCGGCGAGCAGCCCTCCTATGAAAGCCAGCCGTCTGAAAGCCAGCCGTCCGATCCCGCCGCCTCGGAGCGTGGAGCCGAGGCACCGGCCGAGGATCGCCAGGCCGGCACCGTTCATCACGCCGAGAACGACATCCCCCACGACTGGTTCGCGCCGGATGAACCGGCGCCCGATTTCCAGGCGGAGAGCGACTCCGGTTCCGACGGGGCGCCCGACGGCGACACCGGCGGGCAGGATGACGGCCCCGACGACGACAAGCCGACCCGCTACCAGCCGGCGAGCCTGCCGCGCGAGGAGCGCAGCGAGCCCTACGACCCGGACGAGAGCCATACCGGCGACCACCGGGCCGAAGCCGCCTCGGCGCCCTCCGGCGATCCCGGAGCGATGCCCTCCGCCGGCGACGTCATCCACCCCGGCGCGGAAGGGCTGCCCGCCCCGGCAGCCGAGTTCGGCGCCGGAGTCGAGTCGCCGGCCGACCCGGTGCCGCAGGCGCCGGTAGCCGAGCATCCCGCCACCGTCGAGTCCGACGACGAGGACGATCGGGACTATTCCCGAGACGCCGACGCCGACGAGGATGAAGGCGAGGATACGCCGCGCGGCCGCCGCGACGACCGGCAGGGCCGCCGCGGCCGGGGCGATTCCGACGAGGGCCCGGTGGACGAACTGGTCGGCGACGAGGCCGAGGACGTCCAGCGCCGCCGCCCCCGTCCGCTGCGCAGCTACAAGATCCAGGAAGTCATCAAGCGCCGGCAGATCCTGCTGGTCCAGGTCGTCAAGGAGGAGCGCGGCAACAAGGGCGCCGCCCTGACGACATACCTGTCCCTGCCCGGCCGCTATTGCGTCCTGATGCCCAACACCGGGCGCGGCGGCGGGATTTCGCGCAAGATCACCAATCCGCAGGACCGCAAGCGCCTGAAGGAAATGCTGTCGGACCTGGACATTCCCGAAGGCATGGCGGTGATCCTGCGCACCGCGGGAATGGAGCGGACTAAGCCGGAGATAAAACGCGATCTGGAGTACCTGCTGCGGCTGTGGGACAGCATCCGCGACCTCACGCTCCAGTCGAGCGCGCCGGCCCTGATCTATGAGGAAGCGAACCTGATCAAGCGGTCGATCCGCGACCTCTATACCAACGACATCGACGAGGTGCATGTCGAAGGCGAAGCGGGCTACCGCGTCGCCCGCGACTTCATGCACATGCTGATGCCGAGCCACACGCGGAAGGTCCACTGCTACCGCGACGAGACGATCCCGCTGTTCTTCCGCTACCAGGTCGAAAGCCAGATCGACGCGATCCACAGCCCGGTCTGCCAGCTGAAGTCCGGCGGCTACATCGTCATCAACCAGACCGAGGCGCTGGTCGCGATCGACGTCAACTCCGGCCGGTCAACCCGCGAGCGGAACATCGAGGAGACGGCCTACAAGACCAACCTGGAGGCCGCCGACGAGGTGGCGCGCCAGTTGAGGCTGCGCGACCTTGCCGGGCTGATCGTCATCGACTTCATCGACATGGAGGACGCGCGGAACAACGCCGCGGTCGAACGCCGCATCAAGGAGGCGATGAAGAACGACCGGGCGCGCATCCAGCTCGGCCGCATCTCGCCCTTCGGGCTTCTCGAACTGTCGCGCCAGCGGCTGCGCCCAAGCCTGATGGAGACCAATTTCGAGAAGTGCCCGCACTGCTCGGGCACCGGCATGGTCCGTTCCATCGAGTCCGCGGCGCTCTATGTCCTCCGGGCGATCGAGGAGGAAGGCATCCGCAAGCGCTCCAGCGAGATCACGGTCCATGTGGCGACCAAGATCGCGCTGTATATCCTCAACCAGAAGCGCGACGCGCTGGCCGACATCGAGCGCCGCTACGGTTTCCGCGTCTTCCTGTTCGGCGACGACACGCTGATCCCGCCGGAATACCGCCTGGAGCGGATCAAGGCCCGCCAGGCCGGCGAGGAGACCGCGCCCGTCATCAGCCCGGAGCGGATCTACGCCGAGACCGACCGCCTGCTCGAACGGGAAGCGGAGGAAGACGAGGCCGCCGAACAGGCGGAGACCGTCGAAGCCCCGGAGGCGCAGCCCGCCGCGGCGGCCGCTCCGCAGGAGCTGGGCGAGGAGCGCGGCGACCGCCGCCGCCGCCGGTCGCGCCGCCGCCGCCGTTTCGACGACCGGACGGAAGCCCGGACCGACGACCAGGGCGAGGAAGAACGGGAAGAGGCCGCCGACGAACCGGTGGAGGAGACCGCGCTCGACCAGCAGTCCGAGGAGTTCGACGGCGATATCGACACCGGCGGCGACGATGACGCCGATGATGGCGAGGAAGGGGACGAGTCCGAGAACGGCCAGGCTGACGAGACCGACGCGAACGGCCTGCGCAAGAAGCGCCGGCGCGGCAAGCGCGGCGGACGCCGCCGTGGCCGCGGCCGGGCCGAGGGTGATTTCGAGAACGGCTTCACCGACGACGGCGACCAGCAGGAGACACCGGAGACGGTCCCGACGGGCGAGCAGGCCCCGGAACCGGTTGCCGAGCAGCCCCGGGACTATATGGACGATCTCGGCGATCCGTTCGGCGACATCGGCGCGCCCCCCGCGCCGGAACCGGCGCCCGAACCCACTCCCCAGCCGGAGCCGGTCGCCGAGCAGCCCCGGGCCGAGCCCGAACCGGTGCCCGAACCCGCGGCCCCGGAGGAGATCGCTCCCGTGACGGTGGGCGAACCGGCCATCCCGGCGGAGATCGTGGCCGAGCAGCCCGAACCGGCACCGGTCGTGGAGGCACCCGTCGCGGAGGCACCCGCCGCCGAGGCACCGGTTACCGAGGTTCCTGCCACGGAAGCTCCGGCCGCGGAGACGCCGGTGGCCGAGGAAACCCCGGCTGAGGAGGCTCCTGCCAAGCCGGTCCGCAAGCGGGCTCCCCGCAAGAAGAAGGTCGCGGAACCCGAGGCCGAGGTCGCGCCCAAGGAGAAGAAAGCTGCCAAGGCCCCGGCCGCGAAGGCTCCCGCCGAGGAGGCTCCGGCCGCTGAGGCTCCTGCCAAGCCGGTCCGCAAGCGGGCTCCCCGCAAGAAGAAGGTCGCGGAATCCGAGGCCCTGGTCGAGGCGTCTCCCGTCGAGCAGGTGCCAGAGCCCGTGCCCGAGCCCCTGCCCCAGGAGCCCAGCGCCGGTGACGACCTCTTCATGGACGTGGCGCCGGGACCGATCGAACCGGCCCCGCAACCCGCGCCGGAAACCCAGCCCTCTCCGGAAGCGGAGCCTGCCGCTCCCGAGCAGCCGCCGCGTCCCGCTCGCCGGGGCTGGTGGAACCGGGAGTAG
- the prfB gene encoding peptide chain release factor 2 (programmed frameshift): MRAEIEAAAEAIRESLALLRRHLDWENAVRRLDELNAISEDPNLWNDADRAQKVMRERTQLDVAVNGYRALERELNDSIELIEMGEAEEDQTVVTDAENVLLALKDKAAKLELESLLSGEADANDCFLEVNAGAGGTEAQDWAEMLLRMYLRWAEQHGYKTEWLEESAGEEAGIKSATVQIKGHNAYGWLKTEAGVHRLVRISPYDSQARRHTSFASVAVSPVIDDKIDVEILDKDLRIDTYRASGAGGQHINKTDSAVRITHIPTNIVVQCQQERSQHKNRAKAFDMLRARLYEAELKKREDAAAALEATKSDIGWGHQIRSYVLQPYQMVKDLRTGVETSQSGSVLDGDIDEFLAAALAQRIKGQGDSEAAD; encoded by the exons ATGCGAGCCGAGATCGAAGCGGCTGCCGAGGCGATCAGGGAATCGCTGGCGCTGCTGAGGAGGCATCTT GACTGGGAAAATGCAGTCAGGCGCCTGGACGAACTGAACGCCATCTCCGAGGATCCCAATCTCTGGAACGATGCCGACCGCGCGCAGAAGGTGATGCGCGAGCGGACCCAACTCGACGTCGCGGTCAACGGCTACCGGGCGTTGGAGCGCGAGCTGAACGACAGCATCGAGCTGATCGAGATGGGCGAGGCGGAAGAGGACCAGACCGTCGTCACCGACGCGGAGAACGTCCTGCTGGCGCTCAAGGACAAGGCCGCCAAGCTGGAACTGGAAAGCCTCCTGTCCGGCGAAGCCGATGCCAACGACTGCTTCCTGGAAGTCAACGCCGGCGCCGGCGGGACCGAGGCCCAGGACTGGGCCGAGATGCTCCTGCGCATGTATCTGCGCTGGGCGGAGCAGCACGGCTACAAGACCGAATGGCTGGAAGAGAGTGCCGGCGAAGAAGCGGGCATCAAGTCCGCGACGGTGCAGATCAAGGGCCACAACGCCTATGGCTGGCTGAAGACGGAGGCCGGCGTCCATCGTCTGGTCCGGATCAGCCCCTACGACAGCCAGGCGCGCCGGCATACCAGCTTCGCCAGCGTCGCGGTGAGCCCGGTGATCGACGACAAGATCGACGTCGAGATCCTGGACAAGGACCTGCGCATCGACACCTATCGGGCGTCGGGCGCCGGCGGCCAGCACATCAACAAGACCGACTCGGCGGTCCGGATCACGCACATCCCGACCAACATCGTCGTGCAGTGCCAGCAGGAGCGGTCGCAGCACAAGAACCGCGCCAAGGCCTTCGACATGCTTCGGGCGCGCCTTTACGAGGCGGAACTGAAGAAGCGGGAGGACGCGGCCGCAGCGCTGGAGGCCACCAAGTCGGACATCGGCTGGGGGCACCAGATCCGGTCCTACGTGTTGCAGCCCTACCAGATGGTCAAGGACCTGAGGACCGGCGTGGAGACCAGCCAGAGCGGGTCCGTGCTGGACGGGGACATCGACGAGTTCCTGGCCGCGGCCCTGGCCCAGCGCATCAAGGGACAGGGCGACAGTGAAGCGGCGGACTGA
- a CDS encoding N-acetylmuramoyl-L-alanine amidase translates to MEVTDRIDFRVFTLPDPYRVVVDLPDLDWDASANRGGAAAGLVRGYRYASFRPGTLRLVLEVDGPVRVREAFLIPPRDGRQPRFVLDLESVGPGTFAAELGRVVGTRGSADGAAPPAPAYTVPLSTAAARSVPRLPDPPTDTVAVTMSPAAAAVVPPQMPRGLREEAGDSPATLAALGTVPLPPRRPSPRTDARRVIALDPGHGGVDPGAISVTGVYEKDITLAMARVVRDQLVATGRYRVVLTRDSDVFLRLRDRVALAREAGADLFISLHADSIGSSDMRGMSIYSLSDKASDREADMLAARENRADALGGVNLTAENDEVVSILIDLAQRDTMNQSRRLANLLVEEVGRHARLVPRPHRSAGFAVLTAPDVPSVLIELGYLSSPLDAKLLEQAEHRARIARSIQRSIDGYFAARTGVSRS, encoded by the coding sequence ATGGAGGTCACCGACCGGATCGATTTCAGGGTCTTCACTCTGCCCGACCCCTACCGGGTCGTGGTCGATCTGCCCGACCTGGACTGGGACGCCTCCGCCAACCGGGGTGGTGCCGCCGCCGGGCTCGTGCGCGGCTACCGTTACGCCTCCTTCCGGCCGGGCACCCTCCGGCTGGTGCTGGAGGTCGACGGCCCGGTCCGCGTCCGGGAAGCATTCCTCATCCCGCCGAGAGACGGCAGGCAGCCCCGGTTCGTGCTCGATCTCGAGTCGGTCGGACCCGGCACCTTCGCGGCGGAACTGGGCCGGGTCGTCGGAACGAGGGGGAGCGCCGACGGCGCGGCGCCGCCGGCCCCGGCCTACACCGTCCCCCTGAGCACCGCCGCGGCCCGTTCGGTTCCGCGGCTTCCGGACCCGCCGACCGACACGGTCGCCGTCACCATGTCCCCGGCGGCCGCGGCGGTCGTCCCGCCGCAGATGCCGCGGGGCCTCCGGGAAGAGGCGGGTGACTCGCCGGCGACCCTGGCCGCCCTGGGAACCGTGCCCCTGCCGCCCCGCCGGCCAAGCCCACGGACCGACGCGCGGCGGGTCATCGCGCTGGACCCCGGCCATGGCGGCGTGGACCCCGGCGCCATCAGCGTCACCGGGGTCTACGAGAAGGACATCACGCTGGCCATGGCCCGGGTGGTGCGCGACCAGCTCGTCGCCACCGGGCGGTACAGGGTCGTCCTGACCCGGGACAGCGACGTCTTCCTCCGCCTGCGCGACCGCGTGGCACTGGCGCGCGAGGCCGGCGCCGACCTGTTCATTTCCCTGCACGCGGACTCGATCGGCAGCAGCGACATGCGCGGCATGTCGATCTATTCCCTGTCGGACAAGGCGTCCGACCGCGAGGCCGACATGCTGGCGGCCCGCGAGAACAGGGCCGACGCCCTGGGCGGCGTCAACCTGACGGCGGAGAACGACGAGGTCGTGAGCATCCTGATCGACCTGGCCCAGCGCGACACGATGAACCAGTCCCGCCGGCTGGCCAACCTGCTGGTCGAGGAGGTCGGGCGCCATGCCAGGCTGGTGCCGCGCCCCCACCGCTCCGCCGGCTTCGCGGTGCTGACCGCCCCGGACGTGCCTTCGGTGCTGATCGAGCTGGGGTACCTGTCGAGCCCGCTGGACGCGAAACTGCTGGAGCAGGCGGAACACCGGGCCCGGATCGCGCGTTCGATCCAGCGGAGCATCGATGGGTATTTCGCCGCAAGGACCGGCGTAAGCCGGTCTTGA
- a CDS encoding peptidoglycan-binding domain-containing protein, producing the protein MKGAGWCVGAAMLTLLAGGSAWAACQPAPTGMVEGIQRELAVNGFDPGGIDGRFGPRTAEAIRQYERAARLPVTGCASQELLDHVSFHLPKVYSRNRPDTPTTEVEVQEGLTMRGFYVGAVDGRIGERTRAAIRRYQQEANLPVDGQVTPALAQRLREDTATRAR; encoded by the coding sequence ATGAAGGGTGCGGGATGGTGCGTCGGCGCGGCGATGCTGACGCTCTTGGCAGGGGGCTCGGCCTGGGCGGCCTGCCAGCCCGCCCCGACCGGGATGGTCGAGGGCATTCAGCGGGAGCTTGCCGTCAACGGGTTCGACCCGGGGGGCATCGACGGCCGGTTCGGGCCGCGCACAGCGGAGGCGATCCGCCAATACGAGCGGGCGGCCCGGCTGCCGGTGACGGGCTGCGCGAGCCAGGAGTTGCTGGACCATGTCAGCTTCCACCTGCCGAAGGTCTATTCGCGGAACCGGCCCGATACTCCGACGACCGAGGTCGAGGTCCAGGAGGGCCTGACGATGCGGGGCTTCTATGTCGGGGCCGTGGACGGCAGGATCGGCGAACGGACCCGCGCCGCCATCCGCCGATACCAGCAGGAAGCGAACCTGCCGGTCGACGGACAGGTGACGCCGGCACTGGCTCAGCGTCTGCGTGAGGATACGGCCACCCGGGCGCGTTGA